One window of Sinorhizobium fredii NGR234 genomic DNA carries:
- a CDS encoding DUF6163 family protein translates to MLHDSAHVPKPSLTEVLFGWFLRLVSASCFWFALNYWAMLIGFSHGGAGRFDLLAPEWRAAATALAVLYPVAAIGLWLLVSWGPVIWVLAAAIETVMYEFYPGMLDARPLLLVLHGAVAVTFVLFRAAILWQRLRQARQVRVDSP, encoded by the coding sequence ATGCTTCACGATTCTGCTCATGTCCCGAAGCCGTCGCTCACCGAAGTGCTGTTCGGCTGGTTCCTGCGCCTGGTCTCGGCGTCCTGCTTCTGGTTCGCGCTGAACTACTGGGCGATGCTGATCGGCTTCTCTCACGGCGGTGCCGGTCGATTCGATTTGCTGGCGCCGGAGTGGCGTGCCGCCGCGACCGCGCTTGCCGTGCTTTATCCGGTTGCCGCCATAGGCCTCTGGTTGCTCGTCTCCTGGGGACCGGTGATCTGGGTGCTTGCGGCCGCCATCGAGACGGTCATGTACGAGTTCTATCCGGGCATGCTCGACGCGCGTCCTCTGCTCCTCGTGCTGCATGGGGCGGTCGCCGTCACCTTTGTTCTCTTCCGTGCGGCGATACTCTGGCAGCGCCTGCGCCAGGCGCGGCAGGTAAGGGTTGATTCACCCTGA
- the ldtR gene encoding transcriptional regulator LdtR, producing the protein MNTKMKPQVAAPRDPQEETIRGLYMESLHLVERLHRRLLDVIKDEFDRQGRSDVNAVQALLLFNIGNSELTAGELRSRGYYLGSNVSYNVKKLVDLGLINHQRSRIDRRSVRISLTEEGQEIAETVAKLYERHIGSIHKVGGIGSDEFTQMNKLLQRLDRFWNDSIMYRL; encoded by the coding sequence ATGAACACCAAGATGAAGCCGCAGGTAGCAGCACCCCGGGACCCGCAGGAAGAAACGATCCGTGGTCTCTATATGGAATCCCTTCACCTCGTCGAGCGTCTGCATCGCCGTCTGCTCGACGTCATCAAGGACGAGTTCGACCGGCAGGGCCGCAGCGACGTCAACGCCGTCCAGGCGCTGCTGCTCTTCAACATCGGCAATTCGGAGCTGACGGCCGGCGAGCTTCGCTCCCGCGGCTACTACCTCGGCTCCAACGTCTCCTACAACGTCAAGAAACTCGTCGATCTTGGCCTCATCAACCATCAGCGCTCCCGCATCGACCGTCGCTCGGTCCGCATCAGCCTGACGGAAGAAGGCCAGGAGATCGCCGAGACCGTCGCCAAGCTCTATGAGCGCCATATCGGTTCGATCCACAAGGTCGGCGGCATCGGCTCGGACGAATTCACCCAGATGAACAAACTCCTGCAGCGCCTCGACCGCTTCTGGAACGACAGCATCATGTATCGCCTGTAA
- a CDS encoding L,D-transpeptidase family protein yields the protein MSKNNGIDAFSRRAFLRSAATFGAAAWAGAASAQDALGELINSPRRGSWDDQFDAKASRTATAVLSNTPVFGPQTIGHVQQAIFDYQQIVAAGGWPQVPQTGARLELGVTDPSVQQLRQRLMVSGDLPRSAGISSSFDSYVDGAVKRFQARHGLPADGVIGEYSFKALNVDAATRLAQLETNLVRLQSMSGDLGRRYVMVNIPAAYIEAVENGRVVLRHTAIVGKIDRQSPILNSKIYEVILNPYWTAPRSIVQKDIMPLMRKDPTYLERNAIRLLDGSGNEVSPETVDWNAEKAPNLMFRQDPGKINAMSSTKINFHNEHSVYMHDTPQQGLFNKLMRFESSGCVRVQNVRDLSTWLLKETPGWSRQQIEATIKTGVNTPIKLAEEVPVYFTYITAWSAKDRVVQFRDDIYQRDGAAELALQTTTGIEQSPGAIDADALPQ from the coding sequence ATGTCGAAAAACAACGGAATTGACGCTTTCTCGCGCCGCGCGTTTCTGCGTTCGGCCGCAACGTTCGGTGCCGCCGCGTGGGCTGGCGCCGCCAGTGCCCAGGACGCACTGGGCGAGCTCATCAATTCGCCGCGCCGCGGCTCCTGGGATGACCAGTTCGACGCCAAGGCCTCGCGCACCGCGACGGCAGTTCTCTCCAATACGCCGGTCTTCGGTCCTCAGACGATCGGCCACGTGCAGCAGGCCATCTTCGATTACCAGCAGATCGTCGCCGCCGGCGGCTGGCCCCAGGTTCCGCAGACCGGTGCAAGGCTCGAACTCGGCGTCACCGACCCCTCGGTCCAGCAACTGCGTCAGCGCCTGATGGTCTCGGGCGACCTGCCGCGGTCGGCCGGTATTTCCTCTTCCTTCGACTCCTATGTCGACGGCGCGGTCAAGCGCTTCCAGGCGCGCCACGGCCTGCCGGCCGACGGCGTGATCGGCGAATATTCCTTCAAGGCGCTGAACGTCGACGCCGCAACGCGGCTCGCCCAGCTCGAGACCAACCTTGTGCGGCTCCAGTCGATGTCGGGCGATCTCGGCCGACGCTATGTCATGGTCAACATTCCCGCCGCCTATATCGAGGCGGTCGAGAATGGTCGCGTCGTGCTGCGCCATACCGCGATCGTCGGCAAGATCGACCGCCAGTCGCCGATCCTCAATTCGAAGATCTACGAGGTCATTCTCAACCCTTACTGGACCGCGCCGCGCTCGATCGTCCAGAAGGACATCATGCCTTTGATGCGCAAGGACCCGACCTATCTCGAGCGCAACGCCATCCGCCTCCTGGACGGCAGCGGCAACGAGGTGTCGCCTGAAACCGTTGACTGGAACGCCGAGAAGGCGCCCAACCTGATGTTCCGTCAGGATCCGGGCAAGATCAACGCGATGTCCTCGACGAAGATCAACTTCCACAACGAACATTCGGTCTACATGCACGATACGCCGCAGCAGGGCCTGTTCAACAAGCTGATGCGCTTCGAGTCGTCGGGCTGCGTGCGCGTGCAGAACGTCCGTGACCTCTCCACCTGGCTGCTCAAGGAAACGCCCGGCTGGTCGCGCCAGCAGATTGAGGCGACCATCAAAACGGGCGTCAATACGCCGATCAAGCTTGCCGAAGAAGTGCCGGTCTACTTCACCTATATCACCGCCTGGTCGGCCAAGGATCGTGTCGTCCAGTTCCGCGACGATATCTATCAGCGCGACGGCGCAGCGGAGCTCGCCCTGCAGACGACGACCGGAATCGAGCAGTCGCCCGGCGCCATCGATGCCGACGCCTTGCCGCAATAA
- the glyA gene encoding serine hydroxymethyltransferase: MPAQTTDAFFTRSLADSDPEIFGAIEKELGRQRHEIELIASENIVSRAVLEAQGSIMTNKYAEGYPGKRYYGGCQYVDIAEELAIDRAKKLFGVNFANVQPNSGSQMNQAVFLALLQPGDTFMGLDLNSGGHLTHGSPVNMSGKWFNVVSYGVREDDHLLDMDDVAEKARKHKPKLIIAGGTAYSRIWDWKRFREIADEIGAWLMVDMAHIAGLVAGGQHPSPFPHCHVATTTTHKSLRGPRGGMILTNDEDIAKKINSAVFPGLQGGPLMHVIAAKAVAFGEALQPSFKDYAAQIVKNARTLAETLKANGLDIVSGGTDNHLMLVDLRKKNATGKRAEAALGRGYITCNKNGIPFDPEKPFVTSGVRLGAPAGTTRGFKEAEFKEIGELIVEVLDGLKAANSDEGNAAVEAAVREKVVKLTDRFPMYGYM; the protein is encoded by the coding sequence ATGCCTGCACAGACCACTGACGCCTTCTTCACCCGCTCTCTCGCCGACAGCGACCCGGAAATCTTCGGTGCGATCGAGAAGGAGCTGGGTCGCCAGCGCCACGAGATCGAGCTGATCGCCTCCGAAAACATCGTGTCCCGCGCCGTCCTCGAGGCCCAGGGCTCGATCATGACCAACAAATATGCCGAGGGCTATCCGGGCAAGCGCTATTACGGCGGCTGCCAGTATGTCGATATCGCCGAGGAACTGGCGATCGATCGCGCCAAGAAGCTCTTCGGCGTCAACTTCGCCAACGTGCAGCCCAACTCCGGTTCGCAGATGAACCAGGCGGTGTTCCTGGCGCTGCTGCAGCCCGGCGACACCTTCATGGGCCTCGACCTCAATTCCGGCGGCCACCTGACCCACGGCTCCCCGGTGAACATGTCGGGCAAGTGGTTCAACGTGGTTTCCTACGGCGTACGCGAAGACGATCACCTGCTCGACATGGACGATGTCGCCGAGAAGGCCCGCAAGCACAAGCCGAAGCTGATCATCGCCGGCGGCACCGCCTATTCGCGCATCTGGGACTGGAAGCGTTTCCGCGAAATCGCCGACGAAATCGGCGCATGGCTGATGGTCGACATGGCCCATATTGCCGGCCTCGTCGCCGGTGGCCAGCATCCGTCGCCGTTCCCGCATTGCCACGTCGCGACGACCACGACGCACAAGTCGCTGCGCGGCCCGCGCGGCGGCATGATCCTCACCAATGACGAGGATATCGCCAAGAAGATCAACTCGGCCGTCTTCCCCGGCCTCCAGGGCGGCCCGCTGATGCATGTGATCGCCGCCAAGGCCGTTGCCTTCGGCGAGGCGCTGCAGCCCTCCTTCAAGGACTATGCGGCCCAGATCGTCAAGAATGCCCGCACGCTTGCCGAGACGCTGAAGGCCAACGGCCTAGACATCGTCTCCGGCGGCACCGACAACCACCTGATGCTGGTCGACCTGCGCAAGAAGAACGCGACCGGCAAGCGCGCCGAGGCGGCGCTCGGTCGTGGCTACATCACCTGCAACAAGAACGGCATCCCCTTCGATCCGGAAAAGCCCTTCGTCACCTCGGGCGTTCGCCTCGGTGCGCCGGCCGGCACGACGCGCGGCTTCAAGGAGGCCGAATTCAAGGAAATCGGCGAGTTGATC